The following are encoded in a window of Bos indicus x Bos taurus breed Angus x Brahman F1 hybrid chromosome 4, Bos_hybrid_MaternalHap_v2.0, whole genome shotgun sequence genomic DNA:
- the SAMD9 gene encoding LOW QUALITY PROTEIN: sterile alpha motif domain-containing protein 9 (The sequence of the model RefSeq protein was modified relative to this genomic sequence to represent the inferred CDS: inserted 4 bases in 4 codons), with the protein MAAQLNLPENTDDWTKEDVNQWLESHKIEQKHRAILTAQDVSGAILKYLTKDHLVAMGITFGPAIQIEQLFKELLETSSGDPFQTCKSGKGSKSVPKTQQKDGGTSKQKNKKKSDKVNDSTVSTVTKGSKSLKNEFMEDEIDDTKKKQPSTEPTCMAYPFDEFSDPYRYKLNFKLQPETGPLNLIDPIHEFKAFTNTETGTEEDAKMKFSNEVFRFASACMNSRTNGTIHFGVKDKPHGTIVGVEFTTITKEALIDHFNLMIHQYXEDHQVQXAKNCIREPRFVEVLLPNSTLSDRFVIEVDVVPKYSECEVDYFQIKMQNCSNTIWKQSPNFSVFVRDGASSKDIMKSNMDFKAFKLDLKRLAESRKEAEEKCRVKTNKKESEGPKLVKLLTGNQDLLDNSYYDWYILVINKCHPTQIKHLDFLKEIKWFAVLEFDPESVSKGVVKAYKETRVVNLHFPSLYVEGKTTTEKITSLNLYQQLSWIFCNGRLDLDSEEYKPLDASSWQREKASEVRKLISFLTQEDIMPRGKFLVVFLLLSSVDDPRDPLIETFCAFYQDLKGMENILCICVDSRICQGWKDLLEARLTTQQDELSNQCVSSLSLEEINGTILKLKSVTQSSKRFLPSIGSSTVLLKKEEDIMTALEILCENECEDTILEKDKKKLLEFKALKEEDFYRGGKVTWWNFYFSSENYSSPFVKRDKYEKLEEMIQRGADSSKSTCVKIIHLYHHPGCGGTTLAMHILWELRKKFRCAVLKNKTVDFSEIGEQVTNLITYGTTNNQEYLPILLLVDDFEEQDNVYLLQASIHTAVANRYIRYEKPLVIILNCRRSQNPEKSAKISDSIALIQQLSPKEQRAFELKLKEIEDQHKNFQDFYSFMIMKTNFNKKYIEDVVRNILKEQNISTKEAKLFSFLALLNSYVPDTTISLSQCEKFLGITSKKAFWGTEKFEDKMGTYSTILIKTEVVECGNYCGVRIIHPLIAIRSLEELKISYDLDKSQITLDMLTENLFYDTGIGRSXFLEDVQTLLLTRQRNENEGEMGTLFSPFIEALHKEEGNVAVKNVLRGGIRRFNPNAFICQALTRHFYIKEKDFDSALHWANQAKKIEPDNSYISDTLGQVFKSKIRWWMDDNERNRSISVGELSDLLDLAVQASNAFKESQQQSEDREYEGKERFYQKSKRRYDTYNTAGYLGEIEVGLYTIQILQFIPFFDNKNELSKRDMINFISGSKDIPGEANNEFKLVLKNFISYLTNLKFSLKKSFDFFDEYFVLLKPRNNIKQNEEAKTRRKVAGYFKKYADIFGPSEELQNKDFGSKLSVPLQVELYRRSLEVLKADKFSGLLEYLIKAQEDAVHTMEDIMDKYTFLFEQCTVKILIKEKQNFILANIILYCIKPTSKIVKPIKKLKDQLRELLQQTGMSYRYPEPYFLASLLFWPENQQLDQDSRLMEKYASSLENSFRGQYKHMYRTKQPIAYFFLGKGXSVNRLVHKGKIDQCFEKTADINFLWQSGDVWKEKKVQKLLLRLKGRVGNNCLHIEYGINEKITIPITPAFLGQLRSGRSIEKVSFYLGFSIGGPLAYDIEII; encoded by the exons ATGGCAGCACAACTTAACTTACCAGAAAATACAGATGACTGGACAAAAGAGGATGTAAATCAGTGGTTAGAAAGTCATAAAATTGAACAAAAACACAGAGCAATTTTGACTGCACAAGATGTGAGTGGTGCAATCTTGAAGTACTTAACTAAAGATCACCTTGTTGCTATGGGCATAACATTTGGACCAGCTATCCAAATAGAACAGCTCTTCAAAGAGTTGCTGGAGACATCCTCTGGAGATCCTTTCCAGACATGTAAGAGCGGAAAAGGCAGTAAAAGTGTTCCTAAAACACAGCAGAAAGATGGAGGGActtcaaaacaaaagaataaaaagaaatcagataAGGTTAATGACTCTACAGTGAGTACAGTTACTAAAGGTTCTAAGTCACTGAAAAATGAGTTCATGGAAGATGAAATAGATGACACAAAGAAAAAGCAGCCATCCACAGAACCGACATGCATGGCATACCCTTTTGATGAATTCAGTGATCCATATCGTTACAAATTGAATTTTAAACTACAGCCTGAAACAGGACCACTCAATCTCATTGATCCAATACATGAATTCAAAGCCTTCACAAACACAGAAACAGGCACGGAAGAGGATGCTAAAATGAAATTTAGCAATGAGGTGTTCCGATTTGCTTCTGCTTGTATGAACTCACGTACCAATGGCACCATTCATTTTGGAGTCAAGGACAAACCTCATGGAACAATTGTTGGCGTGGAATTTACCAccatcaccaaggaagccctcattgACCACTTCAATCTGATGATCCACCAAT TTGAAGACCATCAGGTCC AAGCAAAGAACTGCATTCGAGAGCCAAGATTTGTAGAAGTTTTACTGCCAAACAGTACTCTATCTGACAGATTTGTTATTGAAGTGGATGTTGTTCCAAAATATTCTGAATGTGAAGTTGATTATTTCcagattaaaatgcaaaattgCAGCAACACAATATGGAAACAAAGTCCAAACTTCTCAGTCTTTGTGCGAGATGGGGCCAGTTCTAAGGACATCATGAAAAGTAATATGGATTTCAAAGCATTTAAATTAGATTTGAAAAGACTTGCAGAATCTAGGAAAGAGGCAGAAGAGAAATGCAgagtgaaaacaaataaaaaagaaagcgaGGGGCCAAAGCTTGTTAAATTGTTGACAGGAAATCAGGATTTGTTAGATAATTCATACTACGACTGGTACATTCTTGTAATAAATAAATGCCACCCTACACAAATCAAACACTtagatttcctaaaggaaattaaatggTTTGCTGTGTTGGAGTTTGATCCTGAATCTGTGAGCAAGGGTGTGGTCAAAGCATACAAAGAAACCCGAGTAGTAAATCTTCACTTCCCAAGTTTGTATGTGGAGGGGAAAACCACAACTGAGAAGATTACTAGTCTGAATCTTTATCAACAACTCAGCTGGATTTTCTGCAATGGCCGGTTAGATCTTGACAGTGAAGAGTATAAACCCTTAGATGCAAGTTCCTGGCAAAGAGAAAAAgcatctgaagtcaggaaactgATTTCATTTCTTACCCAAGAAGACATAATGCCAAGAGGGAAGTTTTTGGTGGTATTTCTATTACTCTCCTCCGTTGATGACCCAAGAGACCCCCTCATTGAGACTTTCTGTGCTTTCTACCAAGATCTCAAAGGAATGGAAAATATATTGTGTATTTGTGTAGATTCACGCATATGTCAGGGATGGAAAGATCTACTTGAAGCAAGATTAACAACACAGCAAGATGAATTATCAAACCAATGTGTTTCTTCTTTAAGTCTTGAAGAGATAAATGGAACTATTCTTAAGCTAAAATCTGTGACTCAATCTTCCAAGAGATTTTTACCATCTATCGGTTCATCTACTGTCCttctgaaaaaagaagaagatatcATGACTGCTCTGGAAATTCTCTGTGAAAATGAATGTGAAGATACAAtattagagaaagacaaaaaaaaattacttgaattCAAAGCATTGAAAGAGGAAGATTTTTATCGAGGAGGCAAAGTAACATGGTGGAATTTCTACTTTTCTTCTGAAAACTATTCTTCCCCTTTTGTGAAAAGGGATAAATATGAAAAACTTGAAGAAATGATTCAAAGAGGGGCAGATTCTTCTAAGTCGACATGTGTCAAAATTATTCATCTGTATCATCATCCAGGCTGTGGTGGGACTACGTTGGCTATGCATATTCTCTGGGAACTAAGGAAGAAATTCAGATGTGCTGTGCTAAAAAACAAGACAGTGGATTTTTCTGAAATTGGAGAACAAGTGACTAATTTAATAACCTATGGGACAACAAATAATCAGGAATACTTACCTATATTACTGCTTGTTGATGATTTTGAAGAACAGGATAATGTCTATCTTCTGCAAGCTTCTATTCATACAGCTGTAGCTAATAGGTATATTCGATATGAGAAACCTCTAGTGATCATTCTAAATTGCAGGAGATCACAGAATCCTGAAAAAAGTGCAAAGATCTCAGACAGTATTGCCCTAATACAACAACTGTCTCCCAAAGAACAGAGAGCTTTTGAGCTTaaattgaaagaaattgaagaccaACATAAAAACTTTCAAGATTTTTATTCCTTCATGATTATGAAAACCAACTTTAATAAAAAGTACATAGAAGATGTGGTCAGGAATATcctgaaagaacaaaatatttccacCAAGGAAGCaaagcttttttcctttctggcccTTCTTAACTCATATGTGCCAGATACCACCATTTCACTATCACAGTGTGAAAAGTTCCTAGGAATCACAAGCAAGAAAGCTTTCTGGGGAACAGAAAAATTTGAAGACAAAATGGGCACCTACTCTACAATTCTAATAAAAACAGAGGTGGTAGAATGTGGGAACTACTGTGGAGTACGCATTATTCACCCTTTGATTGCCATTCGTTCACTGGAAGAATTGAAGATAAGCTATGACTTGGATAAGAGTCAAATTACGCTGGACATGCTAACAGAAAATTTGTTCTATGATACTGGAATAGGAAGAA AATTTTTAGAAGATGTGCAAACACTGCTGCTGACAAGACAGCGCAatgaaaatgaaggtgaaatgGGAACTTTGTTCTCCCCGTTCATTGAAGCATTACATAAAGAAGAAGGGAACGTGGCAGTTAAAAATGTATTACGTGGAGGTATTCGTCGGTTCAACCCAAATGCATTCATTTGCCAAGCCTTGACAAGACATTTCTACATTAAAGAGAAGGACTTTGACAGTGCTCTACACTGGGCAAATCAAGCAAAAAAGATAGAACCTGACAATTCTTATATCTCAGATACACTGGGTCAAGTCttcaaaagtaaaataagatGGTGGATGGACGATAATGAAAGAAACAGGAGCATTTCTGTTGGGGAGCTATCTGACCTTTTGGATTTAGCAGTACAGGCCTCAAATGCATTCAAGGAATCTCAACAGCAAAGTGAGGATAGAGAGTATGAAGGTAAGGAAAGATTTTATCAGAAGTCAAAAAGGCGGTATGATACTTACAATACAGCTGGCTATCTAGGGGAGATAGAAGTTGGGCTCTACACAATCCAGATTCTccagttcattcctttttttgaCAATAAAAATGAACTGTCTAAAAGAGATATGATCAATTTTATATCAGGAAGTAAAGATATTCCTGGAGAAGCAAACAATGAATTTAAATTAGTCCTCAAGAACTTTATTTCTTACCTAacaaatttgaaattttctttgaaaaagtccTTTGATTTTTTTGATGAATACTTTGTCCTTCTAAAACCTAGGAACAacattaaacaaaatgaagaggcCAAAACTCGGAGAAAGGTGGCTGGGTATTTTAAGAAGTATGCAGATATATTCGGCCCCTCAGAAGAATTACAGAACAAAGATTTTGGTTCAAAGCTTAGTGTACCGCTTCAGGTAGAGCTGTATCGGAGAAGCCTGGAAGTTTTAAAAGCAGACAAGTTTTCTGGACTCTTGGAATATCTTATCAAAGCTCAAGAAGACGCTGTACACACCATGGAAGATATAATGGACAAATATACTTTTCTCTTTGAACAATGCACTGTCAAAATCCTgataaaggaaaagcaaaatttcATCCTGGCCAACATCATTCTCTACTGTATTAAACCGACCTCCAAAATAGTGAAGccaattaaaaaactgaaagatcAGCTTCGAGAACTCTTACAACAAACAGGAATGTCGTATCGGTATCCAGAACCTTATTTCCTAGCTTCCCTCTTATTCTGGCCGGAAAACCAACAACTAGATCAAGATTCTAGACTAATGGAAAAGTATGCTTCGTCACTGGAAAATTCTTTTCGGGGACAATATAAGCATATGTATCGTACAAAGCAACCAATTGCCTATTTCTTTCTTGGGAAAG ACAGTGTGAACAGACTTGTTCACAAAGGAAAAATTGATCAATGTTTTGAAAAGACAGCTGATATTAATTTCTTGTGGCAGAGTGGAGATGTATGGAAGGAGAAAAAAGTCCAAAAGCTTTTGCTTCGGTTAAAGGGACGAGTTGGAAATAATTGTTTACACATAGAATATGGAATCAATGAAAAAATCACAATACCCATCACACCTGCTTTTCTGGGTCAACTCAGAAGTGGTAGAAGCATAGAAAAAGTGTCTTTTTACCTGGGATTTTCCATTGGAGGCCCACTTGCTTACGACATTGAGATTATTTAA